From Numida meleagris isolate 19003 breed g44 Domestic line chromosome 4, NumMel1.0, whole genome shotgun sequence, the proteins below share one genomic window:
- the LOC110398754 gene encoding cytochrome P450 2J2-like, whose product MLTISQAFVILVIFLLSVQFLKLQKARQQFPPGPTPLPLLGNLLHLNFQFHRDLLMEVAKTYGNIYTLWFGWTPVIILNGFQAVKDGMTTHPEDVAGRMVSPFLKAMAKGKGILLASGRSWKQQRRFGIMTLRSLGMGKKGLEYRVQEEAAHLVELFRNLKGRPVDPSFHLFHSISNVICAVVFGYHFSDEDKTFHELISATERIFRFAGSFIYQLYEILPWLMCRLPGPHKRVLSCYDTLSSFARMEIRRHVERGMPDEPRDFIDFYLAEIEKSKDEDKPKYDEDNLVHVINDLFLGGSETSSTTLYWGLLYMVVYPDIQEKVQKEMDAVLGPSQTICYEDRRKLPYTNAVIHEIQRFSNIVFVGMPRVCVRNTTLLGYPVKKGTIVIPNIASVLYDPEQWETPRQFNPDHFLDKEGSFVNREAFLPFSAGHRVCLGEHLARTELFIFFANLLRAFTFRLPEGVTKINTEPIFGGTLQPHPYKVCAIPR is encoded by the exons ATGCTGACAATTAGTCAAGCTTTTGTcattttggtaatttttttgttgAGTGTTCAGTTTCTCAAACTGCAAAAGGCACGCCAGCAATTCCCTCCTGGACCAACTCCTCTCCCATTGCTTGGAAACTTGTTGCACTTGAACTTTCAGTTTCATCGGGATCTTCTGATggag GTGGCAAAAACTTACGGCAACATATATACCTTGTGGTTTGGGTGGACCCCGGTGATCATACTGAATGGATTTCAAGCGGTGAAGGACGGCATGACGACACACCCTGAAGATGTTGCTGGCAGAATGGTGTCTCCTTTCCTCAAAGCAATGGCCAAAGGAAAAG GTATTTTACTGGCAAGTGGTCGCTCGTGGAAGCAGCAGAGACGCTTTGGTATAATGACTCTGCGCAGCCtgggaatggggaaaaaaggccTGGAGTACCGAGTGCAAGAGGAAGCTGCTCACCTGGTGGAGCTCTTTAGGAACCTGAAAG GAAGACCTGTGGatccttccttccatcttttccattctatttcaaatgtaatttgTGCTGTGGTTTTTGGATATCACTTTTCTGATGAGGACAAAACCTTCCATGAGCTGATCAGTGCCACAGAGAGGATATTCAGATTTGCAGGCAGCTTCATCTATCAG CTGTATGAAATTCTCCCCTGGCTGATGTGCCGTCTCCCTGGTCCTCATAAGAGAGTGTTGTCTTGCTACGACACCCTGAGTTCTTTTGCAAGGATGGAGATCAGAAGACACGTGGAGAGAGGGATGCCAGATGAACCGCGGGATTTCATTGACTTTTATCTGGCCGAGATAGAGAAA TCTAAAGATGAGGACAAGCCCAAGTATGATGAAGACAACTTGGTGCATGTCATAAATGATCTTTTCCTCGGTGGATCAGAGACCTCAAGCACAACCTTGTACTGGGGCCTACTCTATATGGTAGTCTATCCTGATATCCAAG AGAAAGTGCAGAAGGAGATGGATGCTGTTTTGGGTCCTTCCCAGACGATCTGCTATGAGGATCGGAGAAAACTGCCCTATACAAATGCTGTGATTCATGAGATCCAGCGCTTCAGCAACATAGTCTTTGTTGGCATGCCTAGGGTGTGTGTGAGGAACACAACATTGCTGGGTTACCCTGTCAAAAAG GGCACCATTGTTATTCCAAATATAGCATCTGTTCTGTATGATCCCGAGCAATGGGAGACACCTCGACAGTTCAACCCTGACCATTTCCTGGATAAAGAAGGAAGCTTTGTAAATCGAGAAGCCTTCTTACCATTCTCAGCAG GGCACCGGGTGTGTTTGGGGGAGCATCTGGCAAGGACCgagctcttcattttctttgccaaCCTGCTACGGGCATTCACCTTCCGGCTCCCTGAGGGAGTGACGAAGATCAACACTGAGCCCATTTTTGGGGGCACGCTGCAGCCCCACCCATACAAGGTTTGTGCCATCCCACGCTAG